The genome window TATATTTGTCATTTCTAATCCTTGAAGCCAATCTTAgataaattaaatgtgaaatgaaacaTTCAAGTAACATAAAGGTATTACATGCTGTTAGTGATGCTGTTGTTTTCACGCGAGCTTCCAATGTGGATCTGAGCACCGCTTATGTCACTGTGCTTCGCATCTGTGTTGTAGATAGTGATATAAGAAATGTTGCAGACACGCAGCAGGTCAATTCTCCACCAGGAGTCTGACTCTGTCCCAGTGATAGCACATGTCGTCATATTCCCATCAGTAGCTCTTTCAGAAGAGTAGATGAGTtgatttgtgtctgtgtagttTGATTTCTGAGATGTTTTTGTCCCATTAAGTGGTAGGCGTTGT of Micropterus dolomieu isolate WLL.071019.BEF.003 ecotype Adirondacks unplaced genomic scaffold, ASM2129224v1 contig_8763, whole genome shotgun sequence contains these proteins:
- the LOC123965153 gene encoding fucolectin-1-like, whose amino-acid sequence is MTTCAITGTESDSWWRIDLLRVCNISYITIYNTDAKHSDISGAQIHIGSSRENNSITNSIFHKSKENITNFKQNEWNNFTCNTTMLGRYITVFYPGNKPLILCEVMIY